The following proteins are encoded in a genomic region of Calditerricola satsumensis:
- a CDS encoding DUF4912 domain-containing protein — protein MRANPSASSRDVDGPSIRIKWSEGGTLVATWQLSEEVKSELKRRFALPPHELPFVLRLYDVTDRDVRNDGLDKYVDFEVNGQALEWRLYGIEPGRNYRVDLGVRLLDGRFWPLIRSEAV, from the coding sequence ATGCGTGCGAACCCTTCGGCTTCCTCGCGGGACGTCGACGGACCGAGTATCCGCATCAAATGGAGCGAAGGCGGAACGCTGGTCGCAACCTGGCAGCTGTCGGAGGAGGTCAAATCGGAGCTGAAGCGCCGTTTTGCCCTCCCCCCGCACGAGTTGCCCTTTGTCTTGCGTTTGTATGACGTGACCGATCGCGACGTGCGCAATGACGGTCTCGACAAATACGTCGACTTTGAAGTGAACGGCCAGGCGCTGGAGTGGCGCCTCTACGGGATCGAACCGGGCCGGAATTACCGCGTGGATTTGGGCGTCCGCCTCCTCGATGGACGCTTTTGGCCCTTGATCCGATCGGAAGCGGTGTAA
- a CDS encoding YolD-like family protein: MSLLRYYRHNFLYAGHRILLPEHREAFLDQERAAGVLPRPVLDPQQQEACARALSAALRLGCPVTLTVYHPDGYRTVHGRVRRVDPLAGRVELVTETGRRALPLADIVDVTLPSEP; encoded by the coding sequence TTGTCCCTTTTGCGCTATTACCGGCACAACTTTCTTTACGCCGGGCACCGGATCCTGCTGCCGGAACACCGGGAGGCCTTTCTCGACCAGGAGCGCGCGGCGGGCGTGCTGCCGCGGCCCGTGCTCGATCCCCAACAGCAAGAAGCATGCGCCCGCGCCCTTTCCGCCGCCCTGCGGCTGGGCTGCCCGGTGACCCTCACCGTTTACCATCCCGACGGCTACCGCACGGTGCACGGCCGGGTCCGCCGCGTCGACCCCCTCGCTGGCCGGGTCGAACTCGTCACCGAAACGGGCCGTCGGGCGCTGCCGTTGGCCGACATTGTCGACGTAACCCTCCCCAGCGAACCGTAG